The proteins below come from a single Bubalus kerabau isolate K-KA32 ecotype Philippines breed swamp buffalo chromosome 19, PCC_UOA_SB_1v2, whole genome shotgun sequence genomic window:
- the NOVA1 gene encoding RNA-binding protein Nova-1 isoform X3: protein MPQNVAKTEPVSILQPQTTVNPDRIKQTLPSSPTTTKSSPSDPMTTSRANQVKIIVPNSTAGLIIGKGGATVKAIMEQSGAWVQLSQKPDGINLQERVVTVSGEPEQNRKAVELIIQKIQEDPQSGSCLNISYANVTGPVANSNPTGSPYANTAEVLPTAAAAAGLLGHANLAGVAAFPAVLSGFTGNDLVAITSALNTLASYGYNLNTLGLGLSQAAATGALAAAAASANPAAAAANLLATYASEASASGSTAGGTAGTFALGSLAAATAATNGYFGAASPLAASAILGTEKSTDGSKDVVEIAVPENLVGAILGKGGKTLVEYQELTGARIQISKKGEFVPGTRNRKVTITGTPAATQAAQYLITQRITYEQGVRAANPQKVG, encoded by the exons ACATTGCCATCTTCCCCAACTACCACCAAGTCCTCTCCATCTGACCCCATGACCACCTCCAGAGCTAATCAG gtaAAGATTATAGTTCCCAACAGCACAGCAGGTCTGATAATAGGGAAGGGAGGTGCTACTGTGAAGGCTATAATGGAGCAGTCAGGGGCTTGGGTGCAGCTTTCCCAGAAACCTGATGGGATCAACCTGCAAGAGAGGGTTGTCACTGTGAGTGGAGAACCTGAACAAAACCGAAAAGCTGTTGAACTTATCATCCAGAAGATACAAGAGGATCCACAGAGTGGCAGCTGCCTCAATATCAGTTATGCCAATGTTACAGGTCCCGTGGCAAATTCCAACCCAACCGGATCTCCTTATGCAAACACTGCTGAAGTGTTACCAACTgctgcagcagctgcagggctaTTAGGACATGCTAACCTTGCTGGCGTTGCAGCCTTTCCAGCAGTTTTATCTGGCTTCACAGGCAATGACCTGGTGGCCATCACCTCTGCACTTAATACATTAGCCAGCTATGGATATAATCTCAACACATTAGGTTTAGGTCTCAGtcaagcagcagcaacaggggcTTTGGCTGCAGCAGCTGCCAGTGCcaacccagcagcagcagcagccaatttgTTGGCCACCTATGCCAGTGAAGCCTCAGCCAGTGGCAGCACAGCTGGTGGTACTGCGGGGACATTCGCATTAGGTAGcctggctgctgctactgctgcaacCAATGGATATTTTGGAGCTGCTTCTCCCCTAGCTGCCAGTGCCATTCTAGGAACAGAAAAATCCACAGATGGATCAAAGGATGTAGTTGAAATAGCAGTGCCAGAAAACTTAGTTGGTGCAATACTTGGCAAAGGAGGGAAAACATTAGTGGAATACCAGGAGTTGACTGGTGCAAGGATACAGATCTCCAAAAAAGGAGAGTTCGTACCTGGCACAAGGAATCGAAAGGTAACCATTACTGGAACACCAGCTGCAACACAGGCTGCTCAATATTTAATTACACAAAGGATCACATATGAGCAAGGAGTTCGGGCTGCCAATCCTCAGAAAGTGGGTTGA